One genomic segment of Hydrocarboniclastica marina includes these proteins:
- a CDS encoding GlsB/YeaQ/YmgE family stress response membrane protein, with the protein MNIIWMIIIGLIAGAVAKLIMPGKDPGGIIVTILLGIAGSFVGGFVGQALGVSEGGATGIIGSIIGALILLAIYRVIVGKRA; encoded by the coding sequence ATGAACATCATATGGATGATTATCATAGGTCTGATTGCCGGTGCTGTGGCCAAGTTGATCATGCCCGGGAAGGATCCCGGCGGGATCATCGTGACTATATTGCTGGGTATCGCCGGCTCGTTTGTCGGTGGCTTTGTCGGCCAGGCCCTGGGTGTATCCGAAGGTGGGGCGACGGGGATCATCGGATCGATAATCGGTGCATTGATTCTGCTCGCGATCTATCGAGTGATCGTCGGCAAGAGAGCCTAG
- a CDS encoding sensor domain-containing diguanylate cyclase encodes MPRSLLYCLLLFLFLLPASGLSAAVTIDGDTEFLSLGKYIDYVEDRDGSMTLAAVRAKSAASWTDSATNTPSFGYTNSAYWLRFELDKTDPGEMRFLLEIAYPVLDSIEVFVLREGELTEHYRLGDSQPFSSRVIDHPNFLVPIPIGTNTELQVYLRVQSSSSVQIPVNLWRADRLVEHNYAAATGNALFYGAMLIMAIYNLLIFITVRDISYFYYVMYVLSMALLMAGIQGLSFQFLWPEAVGWNDVSMVVALSGMVFFPCFFTRSFLAIPRTRPLLSKCLFGLGLLAVATMVSGFFLPYRTAMVATMLLSIVTILANYTSGILRWLDGYHAARYYNFAWTFMLTGGLILAFNKLGMIPRNWFTEHAAQLGAGTEIMLLSFALANRMTHDRRLREQAQKESADAQQQLLANQIRANQDLDRIVRQRTEELERSNAKLQEMSSTDGLTGLQNRRFFDELLQNEYRRAYRDKTPIALVMIDLDHFKSFNDTHGHQFGDLCLIKVGKMIKDNIRRPPDTAARYGGEEFVILLPNTDTAGALCVARNMLDILAATTISDGTICQQVTASIGIASHIPDDCTTPHGLLKEADINLYAAKANGRNRVEWQSPATPDLADTAP; translated from the coding sequence ATGCCCCGATCGCTCCTGTACTGTCTGCTGCTTTTTTTGTTCCTGCTACCGGCAAGTGGACTCTCCGCGGCCGTGACGATTGATGGGGATACGGAGTTTCTCTCCTTAGGCAAGTACATAGACTATGTCGAGGACCGCGATGGCTCGATGACGCTGGCTGCTGTGCGCGCAAAGTCCGCCGCCAGCTGGACTGACTCAGCCACTAACACCCCGAGTTTCGGTTACACCAACTCCGCTTACTGGCTGCGATTCGAGCTGGACAAGACCGACCCCGGTGAAATGCGGTTCCTGCTGGAAATTGCCTACCCTGTGCTGGATTCGATTGAGGTTTTTGTCCTGCGCGAAGGCGAGCTGACGGAACACTATCGGCTCGGGGACAGCCAGCCTTTCAGTTCCCGCGTTATCGACCACCCCAATTTTCTCGTTCCCATTCCGATAGGCACCAACACAGAGCTCCAGGTTTACCTGCGGGTTCAGAGCAGTTCCTCCGTGCAGATCCCGGTTAACCTCTGGCGGGCGGACAGGCTCGTGGAGCACAACTACGCTGCTGCAACCGGAAATGCACTGTTCTATGGCGCCATGCTGATTATGGCCATCTATAACTTACTGATTTTTATAACCGTCCGGGATATCAGCTACTTTTACTATGTGATGTATGTGTTGTCCATGGCCCTGCTTATGGCAGGGATCCAGGGGCTGTCCTTCCAGTTCCTGTGGCCTGAAGCAGTCGGCTGGAACGATGTCAGCATGGTGGTTGCGCTGAGCGGCATGGTGTTCTTTCCCTGTTTCTTCACCCGCAGCTTCCTGGCGATTCCGAGAACCCGCCCCCTGTTGTCCAAATGCTTGTTCGGTCTAGGATTACTCGCAGTGGCCACCATGGTGTCGGGCTTCTTCCTGCCCTACCGCACGGCGATGGTGGCGACGATGCTGCTCTCAATCGTTACCATCCTTGCCAACTATACATCGGGGATTCTACGTTGGCTGGACGGCTATCACGCAGCTCGCTACTACAACTTTGCCTGGACGTTCATGCTTACCGGTGGGCTGATCCTGGCATTCAACAAGCTGGGGATGATTCCGCGTAACTGGTTTACCGAGCATGCTGCACAGCTGGGCGCCGGCACCGAAATCATGCTGCTCTCTTTCGCCCTGGCAAACCGGATGACCCACGACCGCCGGCTGCGCGAGCAGGCCCAGAAAGAATCAGCCGACGCCCAGCAGCAGCTTCTGGCCAACCAGATCAGGGCCAACCAGGACCTGGATCGCATCGTTCGACAGCGGACGGAAGAGCTGGAGCGATCCAACGCAAAATTGCAGGAAATGAGTTCGACCGATGGGCTGACCGGCCTGCAGAATCGGCGCTTCTTTGACGAGCTCCTTCAGAACGAGTACCGGCGCGCCTATCGGGACAAAACGCCGATAGCGCTTGTAATGATCGATCTGGACCACTTCAAGAGCTTCAATGATACCCACGGGCATCAGTTCGGCGACCTCTGTCTGATCAAGGTGGGCAAGATGATCAAGGACAATATCCGCCGCCCGCCGGATACCGCGGCTCGGTATGGCGGCGAGGAATTCGTGATTTTGCTTCCTAACACCGATACTGCCGGCGCCCTGTGCGTGGCCCGTAACATGCTCGATATTCTGGCAGCTACCACGATTTCAGACGGTACGATCTGCCAGCAGGTCACCGCGAGTATAGGCATCGCCAGCCACATCCCTGATGACTGCACCACCCCCCATGGCCTGCTGAAAGAAGCGGATATAAACCTCTATGCAGCCAAAGCCAATGGCCGCAACCGCGTCGAGTGGCAGTCCCCAGCCACGCCTGACCTGGCTGATACCGCACCTTGA
- a CDS encoding bifunctional diguanylate cyclase/phosphodiesterase, with the protein MLFPSRFLSIKWKVFAPTSILLSLVFLGFVFSNALHLQSQFDHGRTQLAQYHRQQLESLLNLNVLRNQQLLTSVGSGVEVIDALVSGDPDRIQTSLAEPFWALNMEVGANDLSVYTAEGELLATLGDALQVPSLLAAAREEERPQWQVNCGESNCEMALVMPLLAGRDIVLMAMSASLGDLVVQFSQMTGADIAVLTDRSETLEEGAEDLPHWDRNIAAMTRLSRTRSLLMSLDDKADLNQMRFEPLVLQEQGATREIRVFAWQGTDLVMINDITDEQREIDSAIHNSVLFGTIALILAELLLLWLLWKPMTRLRQTAAYLPWLAENKFDDMRLALNKLARQRLFDDESDVLSATAVRVSQRLEAMQSQLHEHNEELSRRSAELQGERDFVRQLLNTIPALIMMLDRDGNIVMINQHGAEMTGYSREELEGLSVGVLVPEEVWKAELRSELAELLAHRCTNVRFESQLLCKTGTSLHMAWHNTLIHDRDRNEELVLSVALDITARKSAEEKMSWLASRDALTGLYNRRRFTEELNQVVDRNKRQGNLSAVMFFDLDQFKDINDTSGHQTGDLLLKRIAQRLLDIGRDSDFVARLDGDEFAVIANNVNPEDMAGVAERYARALSQVHVEGKTHRHRCTASIGVAMIPWHGDTVEDLLANADLAMYRAKEAGRNQWQMFDPKEDTTERVRERVYWNDKVDQVLKTGDFEIYFQPLMDMETGKIAHYEALLRVFSDEGQLATGLFIQAAERNGAIHVLDERVVERVMAHQAELVRNGIEACIAINLSGASFQHPERLLQHIEQLLRRYPIAASSLIFEITETAAVKDINVTRQHITLLREQGFKFALDDFGVGFSSLFYLKQLPVDYLKIDGSFIRNLCNEPDDQALVQALVQVAKIYRLKTVAEFVENQDIVELLKTYKVDYAQGYHIGKPLPFNETFFADRPVAQS; encoded by the coding sequence ATGCTCTTCCCCTCACGCTTTCTGAGTATAAAGTGGAAGGTTTTTGCGCCTACCAGCATTCTCCTTTCACTCGTTTTCCTCGGATTCGTGTTCTCGAACGCTTTGCATCTCCAGTCCCAGTTCGACCACGGCCGTACCCAGCTCGCGCAGTACCATCGGCAGCAGCTGGAAAGTCTGCTCAACCTCAATGTGTTACGCAACCAGCAACTTCTGACCAGCGTTGGCAGTGGTGTGGAAGTTATTGATGCACTGGTGTCAGGCGACCCCGACCGTATTCAGACAAGCCTGGCTGAGCCTTTCTGGGCGCTGAACATGGAGGTAGGGGCGAACGATCTGTCGGTTTACACGGCCGAAGGGGAGCTTTTGGCCACACTGGGAGACGCTCTGCAGGTACCGTCGCTGCTCGCCGCGGCCCGCGAGGAGGAGCGGCCGCAATGGCAGGTAAACTGCGGAGAGAGCAACTGCGAAATGGCGTTGGTTATGCCTCTGTTGGCGGGCCGCGATATCGTCCTCATGGCTATGAGTGCGTCGCTGGGCGACCTGGTGGTTCAGTTTAGCCAAATGACAGGCGCCGATATTGCGGTGCTGACCGACCGCAGCGAGACGCTGGAAGAAGGCGCCGAGGACTTGCCCCACTGGGACCGCAATATAGCAGCGATGACCCGGCTTAGCCGAACCCGATCGCTACTGATGTCTCTTGACGACAAAGCGGACCTTAATCAGATGCGGTTCGAGCCCCTGGTGCTTCAGGAGCAGGGCGCAACCCGGGAAATCCGGGTTTTCGCCTGGCAGGGTACCGACCTGGTGATGATCAATGACATCACTGATGAGCAGCGGGAGATCGACAGCGCCATCCACAACAGTGTGCTGTTCGGCACCATTGCCTTGATCCTCGCGGAACTGCTGCTGCTGTGGCTGCTGTGGAAACCTATGACGCGTCTCCGCCAGACCGCGGCCTATTTGCCCTGGCTGGCCGAAAACAAGTTCGACGATATGCGTCTTGCGCTTAACAAGTTAGCCCGGCAGCGGCTCTTCGACGATGAGTCAGACGTGCTTTCCGCCACTGCGGTGCGGGTGAGCCAGCGCCTCGAAGCCATGCAGTCCCAGCTACACGAGCATAACGAGGAGTTATCCCGTCGCTCTGCGGAGCTCCAGGGAGAGAGGGATTTTGTACGCCAGCTCCTCAACACCATCCCCGCACTCATCATGATGCTCGATCGTGACGGTAACATTGTCATGATCAACCAACATGGTGCTGAGATGACCGGGTACTCAAGAGAGGAACTTGAAGGCCTGTCAGTCGGCGTGCTGGTTCCAGAGGAAGTCTGGAAAGCCGAGTTACGCTCGGAACTGGCGGAACTACTGGCACACCGCTGCACCAACGTTAGGTTTGAGTCGCAGTTGCTGTGCAAAACCGGCACGTCGCTCCATATGGCCTGGCATAACACGCTTATCCACGACCGGGACAGGAACGAAGAACTGGTGCTGTCGGTCGCCCTCGATATCACAGCCCGCAAGAGCGCCGAGGAGAAAATGTCCTGGTTGGCGTCGCGGGATGCACTCACCGGTCTGTATAACCGGCGCCGCTTCACCGAAGAGCTCAACCAGGTGGTGGACCGCAACAAGCGCCAAGGTAACCTCAGCGCTGTCATGTTCTTCGATCTGGATCAATTCAAGGACATCAACGACACCAGTGGCCACCAGACCGGCGACCTGCTTCTGAAGCGTATTGCCCAGCGACTGTTGGACATCGGGCGGGACAGCGACTTCGTAGCGCGTCTTGATGGTGATGAGTTCGCGGTTATCGCCAATAACGTCAACCCGGAGGATATGGCCGGCGTGGCCGAGCGCTACGCGCGTGCCCTGTCACAGGTCCACGTCGAAGGGAAAACCCATCGTCACCGCTGCACCGCGAGTATCGGTGTCGCCATGATTCCCTGGCACGGCGATACCGTTGAAGATCTGCTTGCCAACGCTGACCTGGCCATGTACCGGGCCAAGGAAGCGGGGCGCAACCAGTGGCAGATGTTCGACCCCAAGGAAGACACGACCGAGCGGGTGCGCGAACGGGTGTACTGGAACGACAAGGTCGACCAGGTCCTTAAAACCGGTGACTTCGAGATTTATTTCCAGCCCCTGATGGATATGGAAACCGGCAAAATCGCCCATTACGAAGCGCTATTACGGGTCTTCAGCGATGAGGGCCAGCTTGCCACGGGACTCTTTATCCAGGCCGCAGAACGGAACGGCGCCATTCATGTGTTGGACGAACGCGTGGTCGAACGCGTTATGGCTCACCAGGCCGAGCTGGTTCGCAACGGTATTGAAGCCTGTATCGCCATAAACCTCTCAGGCGCCTCTTTTCAACACCCGGAACGACTGCTGCAGCATATAGAACAACTGCTCCGCCGCTATCCGATCGCGGCCAGTTCGCTCATATTCGAGATTACTGAAACGGCGGCGGTAAAGGATATCAATGTCACACGCCAGCACATCACGCTCTTGCGCGAGCAGGGTTTCAAGTTCGCTCTGGACGACTTCGGCGTGGGCTTCTCGTCGCTCTTTTACCTCAAGCAGTTACCGGTGGACTACCTGAAGATTGACGGCTCCTTTATTCGCAATCTCTGCAATGAGCCGGATGACCAGGCACTGGTTCAGGCACTGGTGCAGGTGGCGAAGATATACCGCCTCAAGACGGTGGCTGAGTTTGTAGAGAATCAGGACATTGTTGAACTCCTGAAGACCTACAAGGTCGACTATGCCCAGGGCTACCACATCGGTAAGCCGCTGCCCTTCAACGAAACCTTCTTTGCCGATAGACCCGTCGCCCAAAGCTGA
- a CDS encoding flavin-containing monooxygenase, with translation MNSRPPINTAPQCVEAVIVGAGFGGLCMAIKLREAGIQNFVILEKDQEVGGSWRDNSYPGCACDVQSHMYSYSFFGKADWSKRYAPWHEIQQYILEAVDHYGLRPFIQFNQEVNSAHFDADTGRWNISAGSGQTFSCKHFILASGPLHVPAIPKIKGLDNFKGKVFHSAQWDHEYDLKGKNVVSIGTGGSAIQYVPEIAPHVAQLYVMQRSAAWVIPRDERKYGRIRKKLFQRFPVLRKLHRARLYWTNESRVWPVFHPALARALQKLAQLFIRIQVKDRQLVEKLTPDYTIGCKRVLISNKWYPTFNRKNVELVTDNVSEIRENSIVTQDGSERPADCIILGTGFIVDPRIYMKEFALTGLPGHDIHKDWKDGAESYLGVTTAGYPNMYQLVGPNSGLGHNSIIFMIEAQANYIIQCMQKLKQTGADYLDLRPEVQREFNEKVQEAIKGTVWNTGCTSWYQQDGGKNFAVWPWSTWRFWLRTRRLDAGEYRWMRCKPAQKPAVAEREEATALQP, from the coding sequence ATGAATAGTCGCCCCCCCATTAATACTGCTCCCCAGTGTGTCGAAGCCGTTATTGTCGGTGCCGGTTTTGGTGGTCTCTGCATGGCTATCAAATTGCGCGAGGCCGGGATCCAGAATTTTGTCATTCTCGAAAAGGACCAGGAAGTCGGCGGCTCCTGGCGCGACAACAGCTATCCCGGCTGTGCCTGCGATGTCCAGTCCCACATGTACTCCTATTCGTTCTTCGGCAAAGCTGACTGGAGCAAGCGCTACGCGCCCTGGCACGAAATCCAGCAATATATCCTGGAAGCGGTGGACCACTACGGCTTACGCCCGTTCATCCAGTTCAATCAGGAGGTGAACAGCGCGCATTTTGATGCGGATACCGGTCGCTGGAACATTTCTGCCGGCAGTGGGCAGACCTTTAGCTGCAAGCACTTTATTCTGGCCAGTGGGCCATTGCATGTGCCTGCCATACCCAAGATCAAAGGCCTCGACAACTTCAAGGGCAAGGTTTTCCATTCCGCGCAATGGGACCATGAGTATGACCTCAAGGGCAAAAACGTGGTCTCTATCGGCACCGGCGGCAGTGCGATTCAGTATGTGCCGGAAATCGCTCCGCATGTGGCCCAACTCTATGTCATGCAGCGTTCAGCCGCCTGGGTTATACCGCGGGATGAACGTAAGTACGGACGTATCAGGAAAAAACTGTTCCAGCGTTTTCCGGTGCTGCGCAAACTCCACCGCGCCCGCCTCTACTGGACCAATGAGTCCAGGGTATGGCCGGTGTTCCACCCCGCGCTGGCCCGGGCACTACAGAAACTGGCTCAACTGTTCATTCGCATCCAGGTTAAGGACCGCCAACTGGTCGAGAAGCTCACTCCGGACTACACCATTGGTTGCAAGCGCGTTCTCATCTCCAACAAGTGGTACCCGACCTTCAATCGCAAGAACGTTGAGCTGGTTACCGACAACGTCAGTGAGATCCGCGAAAACAGCATTGTTACGCAGGACGGTAGCGAAAGGCCCGCCGACTGCATCATCCTGGGCACAGGCTTTATCGTCGACCCCCGCATTTACATGAAAGAGTTTGCACTGACCGGATTGCCGGGCCACGACATCCACAAGGACTGGAAGGACGGTGCGGAAAGCTACCTTGGCGTGACGACAGCTGGCTACCCGAATATGTATCAGCTGGTCGGTCCCAACTCGGGGCTTGGGCACAACTCCATCATTTTCATGATCGAAGCCCAGGCCAACTATATTATTCAGTGCATGCAGAAGCTAAAACAGACCGGCGCCGATTACCTGGACCTGCGGCCGGAAGTGCAGCGCGAATTCAACGAAAAGGTGCAGGAAGCGATAAAGGGTACGGTCTGGAACACCGGTTGCACCAGCTGGTACCAGCAGGATGGCGGAAAGAACTTTGCCGTCTGGCCCTGGTCTACCTGGCGCTTCTGGCTGCGCACCCGTCGCCTTGACGCCGGGGAGTACCGCTGGATGCGCTGCAAGCCAGCCCAGAAGCCAGCTGTTGCAGAACGGGAGGAAGCTACTGCGTTGCAACCCTGA
- a CDS encoding efflux RND transporter permease subunit codes for MRGSIEWFIDNPRVANLLAAVLILGGLLAIPNTRQETLLNVPLERIGVVSKLAGSPPEVTEQLLCTPLETAIEGIEGITDVRSEAREGLCSITVDVLEGYDVQTVRDLIAARTVALDSLPETAEPPVVEEVIFRNRVARVLLTGDARPRELYNLARGLRRDLLSTPAIAQVEVEGLPSRELGIEVSRQDLYRYDLTFAELADSIRNQVTRVTGGLLRTDQSNALLQAGEQISDPEAYREVEVRRGPDGDVLYLDRIARLEDGFGRDSMGAWLNGQPAAALDIYRVGNQDVVDVAAEVRKFVHEVQLPEGMRLILWEDSAIQYESRSQLLWSSALQGLALLVVILGVFLGLRLAGWVGLGIPVSMLGACILLPLFDQSFNTISLFAFILVLGIVVDDAAVVGESVYEQGREDGPTRAAVIAGTQRVAGPVTYAILTTILAFAPMLFLPGPEGEFMRVVPIVAIGILILSLAESLWILPAHLHSAMKRPPDRSDLFSAAVNRRFDRWVQERFMPFLRWATTQRYPLLAAFFGIFLLCLAFLNSGWLTVMMFSKVDGDIVMVDVAFPEGTSNAQVARAVESLQQSAQALADQLNSEGENDVVTDIYAEQGRRNKYSTAHDAGAHLRARVSIALAPGENGSNADSVARLWREQQGPIRGAVSQRFHASLNEVKPDIHINLFHDDLEILETLSVELQRQIERIDGTHEISNSMTAHFTSIGIDPRPGAELAGVTRQHLGTQVNAAFQGSVVDRLPEGDHDVPVVLRLPANQSDSIWHLEQLPVTLSDGSVAPLGALAELSQQSTPAVISHYDNQRSATITAYLDEHLASPGQVMAELEQNWLAEAVQRYPGTKWSVAGKPKAIAEFMTYLTVSYALAIAGMFFILTVAFGTYWQPMLILTAIPFGLVGGFLGHALLGYDLTLWSIVGIVAVSGVVVNDNLVLISAVNELKAAGREVREAVLEAVGQRFRPVILTTLTTFAGVAPLIMEQSTQARFLAPMAVAVAFGVLFATFITLLMVPSLCLVGEDIRDLKERIKARRFKTTEQDSVEQAYQAGQRAAISGFGPDAPQNPYTDDVLRASWEAGLDDPDPSIRVATQ; via the coding sequence ATGCGTGGCTCGATCGAATGGTTTATCGACAACCCCCGTGTTGCCAACCTGTTGGCCGCGGTGTTGATCCTGGGCGGCCTGTTGGCCATCCCCAACACCCGCCAGGAAACACTGCTGAACGTTCCACTGGAGCGCATTGGCGTCGTCAGCAAGCTAGCCGGTAGCCCTCCAGAAGTCACGGAACAGCTGCTGTGCACGCCTCTGGAGACTGCAATTGAGGGTATCGAGGGAATTACTGACGTTCGTAGCGAAGCCCGGGAAGGCCTGTGTTCGATCACGGTGGATGTGCTCGAGGGCTACGACGTTCAGACGGTTCGCGATCTTATCGCGGCGCGCACGGTAGCCCTGGACAGCCTGCCGGAAACGGCCGAACCGCCGGTCGTCGAAGAAGTCATCTTTCGCAACCGGGTCGCCCGGGTGCTGCTGACGGGCGACGCCCGACCCCGTGAACTCTACAATCTGGCCCGGGGCCTGCGCAGAGACCTGCTCTCGACCCCGGCAATAGCCCAGGTCGAAGTGGAGGGTTTGCCGAGCCGGGAACTCGGTATTGAAGTGTCCCGGCAAGACCTCTACCGCTACGACCTGACCTTCGCGGAACTGGCGGACAGTATCCGCAATCAGGTGACACGGGTTACGGGAGGCCTGCTGCGAACCGACCAGTCCAATGCCCTGCTGCAGGCGGGTGAGCAAATCAGTGATCCGGAGGCCTACCGGGAGGTCGAGGTCCGGCGGGGGCCGGATGGTGATGTCCTTTACCTTGACCGTATCGCCCGGTTGGAGGATGGATTTGGACGTGACTCCATGGGCGCCTGGCTCAATGGCCAACCTGCCGCAGCCCTCGATATCTATCGGGTCGGCAATCAGGATGTGGTCGATGTTGCTGCTGAGGTAAGGAAGTTTGTCCATGAGGTCCAGCTTCCGGAGGGCATGCGGCTGATCCTCTGGGAGGACAGCGCCATCCAGTATGAAAGCCGCTCCCAACTGCTGTGGAGCAGCGCGCTCCAGGGCCTGGCGTTGCTGGTAGTCATTCTCGGGGTGTTCCTGGGGTTGCGGCTGGCCGGCTGGGTGGGGCTGGGCATTCCCGTCTCCATGTTGGGCGCCTGCATTTTACTGCCACTGTTTGATCAGTCCTTCAACACCATTTCGCTGTTTGCCTTCATCCTGGTGCTGGGGATTGTGGTTGACGATGCCGCTGTCGTTGGCGAGAGCGTTTATGAACAGGGCCGTGAAGACGGCCCTACCCGAGCCGCAGTCATTGCTGGAACCCAGCGGGTGGCCGGTCCCGTTACCTACGCCATCCTGACCACTATTCTTGCTTTTGCGCCCATGCTGTTTCTGCCGGGGCCGGAAGGCGAATTCATGCGTGTGGTGCCCATAGTCGCCATTGGCATTCTGATCCTGTCGCTGGCCGAGTCCCTGTGGATTCTGCCCGCGCATCTTCACAGCGCGATGAAGCGCCCACCGGATCGCAGCGACCTCTTCAGCGCGGCGGTGAACCGCCGTTTCGACCGCTGGGTCCAGGAACGGTTCATGCCGTTTCTTCGGTGGGCAACCACCCAGCGCTATCCGTTGCTGGCGGCCTTTTTTGGCATTTTTCTGCTTTGCCTTGCGTTCCTGAACAGCGGCTGGCTGACAGTCATGATGTTTTCAAAGGTTGACGGCGACATCGTCATGGTCGACGTCGCCTTCCCGGAAGGCACCAGTAACGCCCAGGTGGCGCGCGCGGTTGAGTCGCTGCAACAATCTGCGCAGGCGCTGGCTGACCAGCTGAACAGCGAAGGCGAAAATGATGTTGTCACCGATATCTATGCGGAGCAGGGCCGCCGCAACAAGTACTCCACGGCGCACGACGCGGGTGCCCATCTCCGTGCCAGAGTGAGCATCGCGCTTGCGCCTGGCGAGAATGGCTCAAACGCGGACAGCGTGGCCCGGCTTTGGCGGGAACAGCAGGGCCCCATCAGAGGTGCGGTTTCACAGCGCTTTCATGCCAGCCTCAATGAGGTCAAACCTGACATTCATATCAACCTGTTCCACGATGACCTTGAAATCCTGGAAACACTGAGTGTGGAACTGCAGCGCCAGATTGAACGCATCGACGGTACCCATGAGATTTCCAACAGTATGACAGCTCACTTCACCAGCATCGGGATCGATCCCCGGCCCGGCGCTGAGCTGGCGGGTGTGACACGTCAGCACCTCGGGACCCAGGTGAATGCTGCTTTCCAGGGCTCTGTGGTCGATCGATTGCCCGAAGGTGACCACGATGTGCCGGTGGTACTGCGCTTGCCGGCAAACCAGAGCGATAGTATCTGGCACCTTGAGCAGCTGCCGGTAACCCTGAGCGATGGGTCTGTTGCACCCCTGGGCGCGCTGGCTGAGCTTTCCCAACAATCCACACCTGCTGTAATAAGCCATTACGACAATCAGCGTAGCGCGACGATTACGGCCTACCTCGATGAGCACCTGGCGTCTCCGGGTCAGGTCATGGCCGAGTTGGAACAAAACTGGTTGGCCGAAGCTGTGCAGCGTTACCCGGGCACCAAGTGGTCCGTTGCCGGTAAACCGAAGGCCATTGCCGAGTTCATGACTTATCTGACGGTCAGTTACGCGCTGGCCATCGCCGGGATGTTCTTCATACTTACGGTTGCGTTCGGCACCTATTGGCAGCCTATGCTGATCCTGACCGCTATACCGTTCGGGCTGGTCGGCGGCTTTCTCGGGCATGCACTCCTCGGGTATGACCTGACGCTCTGGTCGATCGTAGGCATTGTTGCGGTGAGCGGCGTCGTGGTGAATGACAACCTAGTGCTGATCAGTGCGGTTAACGAACTCAAGGCGGCCGGTCGGGAAGTGCGGGAAGCGGTGCTTGAGGCTGTAGGTCAGCGTTTCCGTCCCGTCATCCTGACGACGTTAACCACGTTTGCCGGGGTAGCGCCACTCATTATGGAGCAGAGTACGCAGGCCCGATTTCTTGCGCCGATGGCGGTTGCTGTGGCCTTTGGCGTGCTGTTCGCGACCTTTATTACCTTGCTGATGGTGCCCAGTCTTTGCCTGGTAGGTGAGGATATCCGGGACCTGAAGGAGCGCATCAAGGCGCGGCGCTTCAAGACAACGGAGCAGGACAGCGTAGAGCAGGCTTATCAGGCTGGACAGCGGGCGGCAATCTCTGGTTTCGGCCCGGACGCGCCGCAGAACCCGTACACCGACGATGTCCTGCGGGCGAGTTGGGAAGCCGGGCTGGATGACCCGGACCCGTCAATCAGGGTTGCAACGCAGTAG
- a CDS encoding efflux RND transporter periplasmic adaptor subunit: MNATSKFRRLFNPGWTWIPVVLVFAGLIAGVYLAAPESHTRAEVTPIPEYSVRLAQRERVQLSLRSQGIARARHHIPLSLQSSGEIIELDPAFESGRWVESGQTLARLDPEPFVLDVAQYEHQVSAARLHLQEVEANAVVARRNASSKATDFALFKPQLSEARARLASAESTLQMARRRLRRSVLVAPFSGRLEQVSVSAGQQIGAGEPLGRLYSTPEVRLPVRDDWLQLLDADLMSVQASLEVPVILRGSFGGRERVWPAMITRREGGLNRNQMTWLIAEVAVDPGTLPLEPGVYVEAEIQGAVLDDVFVLPREALVGKSEVWVLDDGERLRRKPVQWTHRDQTNVYVTAGLEVGELVLEQGHRHLLEGARGRPASAKDAAGAETSTLASATRTRQ, translated from the coding sequence ATGAATGCGACCTCGAAGTTTCGTCGGCTGTTCAACCCGGGCTGGACCTGGATACCTGTGGTTCTGGTGTTTGCCGGCCTTATCGCGGGCGTTTACCTGGCTGCGCCGGAATCCCATACACGGGCTGAGGTAACACCCATACCCGAGTACTCCGTTCGACTGGCCCAACGGGAGCGTGTTCAGCTGTCGTTACGGAGCCAGGGAATCGCCCGCGCTCGCCATCACATCCCCCTGAGCTTGCAGTCCAGCGGCGAAATCATCGAGCTCGACCCAGCCTTTGAAAGCGGTAGATGGGTCGAGTCTGGCCAGACCCTGGCCCGGCTCGACCCCGAACCTTTTGTGCTGGATGTGGCCCAGTATGAACACCAGGTAAGCGCGGCGCGCCTTCACCTGCAGGAAGTCGAGGCCAATGCAGTAGTGGCGCGGCGCAATGCCAGCAGCAAAGCAACCGACTTTGCGTTGTTCAAGCCTCAGCTCAGTGAGGCCCGGGCCCGTCTGGCCTCGGCCGAGTCCACCCTGCAGATGGCACGGCGGCGGTTGCGCCGGAGTGTTCTGGTTGCGCCGTTTTCAGGCCGTTTGGAACAGGTCTCGGTCTCTGCCGGCCAGCAGATCGGCGCAGGCGAACCGCTGGGACGGCTTTACAGCACACCGGAGGTGAGGCTGCCGGTTCGCGACGACTGGCTCCAGTTGCTGGATGCCGACCTCATGAGTGTGCAGGCATCCCTTGAAGTGCCGGTTATCCTGCGAGGAAGCTTTGGCGGGCGCGAGCGGGTCTGGCCCGCCATGATTACTCGGCGCGAAGGCGGGTTGAACCGTAACCAGATGACCTGGCTTATTGCAGAAGTCGCGGTTGATCCGGGCACGCTGCCCCTGGAGCCGGGCGTCTACGTCGAAGCGGAGATTCAGGGCGCGGTTCTGGACGATGTTTTTGTGCTTCCACGTGAGGCCCTGGTTGGCAAGTCAGAAGTCTGGGTCCTGGACGACGGCGAGCGACTACGCCGCAAGCCCGTGCAATGGACCCATCGCGACCAGACCAACGTTTACGTAACGGCGGGCCTTGAAGTCGGCGAGCTGGTGCTTGAGCAAGGACACAGGCACTTGCTTGAAGGCGCGCGCGGCCGACCGGCTTCAGCCAAGGACGCAGCCGGCGCTGAGACGAGTACGCTGGCCTCTGCCACCAGGACGCGCCAGTAA